One region of Vibrio marisflavi CECT 7928 genomic DNA includes:
- a CDS encoding Na+ dependent nucleoside transporter N-terminal domain-containing protein — protein MVLALAFLFSADKSGIKKRPILQMLVIELVLAWALMKTTVGLTIVGGINAFFVRLMDYAGQGTSFVFGDLAQKGHFVFYMNVLMPIIFIRY, from the coding sequence GTGGTACTCGCACTTGCGTTCCTTTTTAGTGCTGATAAATCTGGTATTAAAAAGCGCCCGATACTACAAATGCTAGTGATTGAACTAGTGCTAGCGTGGGCTTTGATGAAAACAACGGTTGGTTTGACTATTGTCGGTGGAATCAATGCGTTTTTCGTTAGGCTAATGGACTATGCAGGTCAGGGCACGAGCTTTGTGTTCGGCGATCTTGCACAAAAAGGGCATTTTGTCTTTTACATGAACGTACTGATG